From the genome of Capsicum annuum cultivar UCD-10X-F1 chromosome 4, UCD10Xv1.1, whole genome shotgun sequence:
AGCTACTTAGTTACCTCATCCTGCTTTGTCTAAAAATTCCTTCTCTTCTCAGTTTTTTGTTAAATTTGTTGTCAGTATCTTGTGAGTTGTGAGAAGAGCTCCTAATCCTGCTATCGAGGCCTTTACTGGATGTCAGTTACCTTTTCTTCTTAGATTATCTGATAAGGAATGTGCTTATGTTTCTCTGGTGGACTATTAGATTCTGATGAGATTGGTGCAAACTCAACTTATTCTTTTCAATCATAGAGGTGGCTTTATCTTAGCCACTCAAACTTCTGTGTTGTTTGCAAGTAGGATAGTTTCTCTGGTATACTATTAGGAGGAGAAGAAATCAGAGGTGTTTTTTAAACAAAACGGAGCATATTAACAAGTTGAAGCACAATAGCCTTCTCTGTTAGCTCTTTGGTTCAAGTTAAATAATGTAGATGATATTGATAGTTTACTAGATTTCTTCACCCAGCGCACATATTTGTGCAGCCAGAGGCTGTGCTTTTGTAAGGTTCCTGATGTGTCGTTCTGCCATCATCTTAATGCAACTTACCAATACAATTCTTACTTACCTACCAGCGAGAACCATTCAATGTATTCAGTCAATTCAATGGTTAGTTTAACTTCTAATATGCAGACCTCTATTGTGTTGCCTGGTCAGTATAACTATTTTAGGCTGGCATGCGGATGAATTTTTTAGACCAAATTTGCTAAATCTGTTGTAGGTAACATGTTATCTTAAGCCATAAGCTTAATCTTTGACATTCTTTGATTTGAGTCTTATTTGCATGATGATGTAGGTTGCAACACCTGGTCGCCTATTGGATCATCTTTCCAATACAAAGGGATTTTCTCTTCGTACGATAAAGTACTTGGTAAGGCATCCATTGAGTCTTATGCTCACAAATGCTCCAGAGATGTCTCTTTTATCTGTTTGTGCGCTTTTTTTGGGATGAAAATCCAAGAGTGTGGTTGTTGATTCATTGCATTTGATTAAAGGATATGttagtagaagtgatatgtgctGCATGTTCAAGGCTAGGTCTTTTATGTTTGGCAAGTGACATAAAATAAATGTTTTGGATGAATATCCATTGTTATTTTCTGGCTCAGTTGgaatataaaataagttaaaagaGATTCATTCATAAGCTGGACTTTCCGATGAATATAGCCAATGACTATGACCtagaaatttttataaaaattgaagATGAATTTGGAACTTATTCTAGTAAAGAGTAGATATTGATAGTAGGTCAATTTTGACAACTCTATGTCTTGTTCTGTCATCTGTTGGTGTACAAATAGTGCCCATCTCCTGCTCAAGTCCATTATTTATAACAAGGACTGAAAGTTTATTGAGATTcttatactttgcatttttatgtagctAAGTGATGCGGCAAGTGGACCCATTTCGCTCATGGATGCAAGGAGATCACGTGATGATAATGATCGTAATGACATTCTTTGATTTTGTTGCAtttgtcttggatattcaattatgatgatgtaattgtgtGCTTGGAATGAATCGTAGAATATTGAaagttttgtgtttaaatttaattttgtagtttgaagatactagttaatgttgaaaatttggagtttgaagatgttaatgttgaaaatttggagttttgtagtttgaagatactagtttggaacagttacagctcaccgaggacatgaccctagataggaaggtctggaggacgcgaattacggcagaggattagggccagttcgggtcgctagtgtagggaattacttggtgggggttttattcttgtcatgattccgtgttccgtgttccatgttgtattacgaatctgtgtgctttcccctgctttcctctgctttatattacttatgggtgccgtatttatgttatgtaatctgcttctgtgctgcactatgtgtttgtgtggtatctcgtgccttgagccgggggtcttatcggaaacagcctttctacttcattagaggtagaggtatggactgcgtacatctttacccccccagaccccactaggtgggaatacactgggtttgttgttgttgttgttgtaatgttcaatgtatttttcaTATGCTTGTctattacaatgtttaattactcagttgtattaatgatatatgaattggataaatattggattgtagattatgcctaaaggaacaattaaatttgagctaaaattagaatttataattagttattgaaaattgatgggccttatgtgggaatacactgggtttgttgttgttgttgattgtcctactaaatttttttaaaaaataaaacaattgcAGAGGTTTTAATCCCCgcaagttttaaataaaaatttatttaaaaaaaaattaaatttagaatagCGACCCCCGCAAATTAATTACGGGGGTCCACAAATTAATTGTGGGGGTCGGAAAAAAATCGCCGCAAATCGTTTGTGACGGCTCGTATTTCGGGGATTTTGAAAACCGCCGTAATAACATTTTGCGGGGTTTAAAACCATCGCAAATCGTAAAATCCCGCAATTTGAACCATTTTTTTGTAGTGATAGTTCTGGGACAATGATTATCTGAAATCTATCTCGGCTAGATTCCAAATattacctccaaaataatattaCTATTTGCTCATAACAACTGAATTATCTATCTGAAAATAACTCATGACACTAGTAAACAATTACAATGTACTGATGTTCTGAATTACATGAACTAGTCATGCTAAATTTACTAAATTCTGGGatcatgttttcaaaatataCCAATTTATGATATATCAAgttgaaatttatcaaatcatGCTAAATCCTTGGTCAAATAATTGTACAAGAAaatacatctaaaaattcatgcaTAATCATTAAATAAAGACTACTAATACTAATCATCAAATATCTTAATGAAACAGATTTCAAGGAAATTTGCATAATTAAGTGTAACACTCTAAAtcatgatatcataaaattataattgaaaatctaaaattttagaaCCGTGGTTGAAAGGATACCCTCattgaaatcccacatacctgttTGAACTAAGGACTTGAATTTGAAAGCTTAAACTTGAACCCAAGATTCTTGCTTGAAATAGACTTGTCTGACTTCTTTCTAACTTAGGTGAATTTTATGTATAGGTATTAGGAATAATGGGAATGATTCACCAAACATCTTAAAATACACTGAAATGATTTAGTATGGGCATAGGGAATATGGAAACTATTGATTTTCCCTTAAAAACCTATTTTGATGTTTTCTATCATAGTGGTGCAAGAGTCACTCCATGACTCATTGGTCACTcaacaagttgttgtttgatctttAGTTCCAGGGACCACGTTGAACTTTTCTTAAGACTTGAATTTCTACGAGTTTTAGTACAAGCCATGAACTAATTTTGTATTGTGGCTCGTGGTTTGAGGAAAAATAAATCTTGAAGATAGGTTCCGACGATTTAACAATGACTCATTGTTCACCCCACGGGTTATACTCTGACTCGTGAGAATCTAGGACTTTATTATTTTTGGGCATCGATTCCGTGAGTCACCTCACAACCTATTAACCGATACCATGAGTTGTAGTCTGACCTGTGGTTCACTGTAATTGAGATTTTTGGTCTTGTTTTCTGCACTATGTCTGAATCAAAGCAAGAGAAAGATCTGGGGTGATGGACCTATGGGCAGATCTAGAGGGTTGCACATAGACAAGGCAGTCCCCATATGTCTTTACTAGCTATATAGggtgtacaacaacaacaacaacaaacccaatatattcccacttagtggggtctgggggaggtaagatgtacgcagtccatacctctacctctgatgaagtagaaaggccgtttccgaaagacccccggctcaagtcacgagatatcacacaaacacatagtacagcacagcagcagatgacataacatagatacggcacccatagggaatataaaacagagtaaagcaggaatgcagggataataaagcagaggaaagcacacagattcgtaataaacatggaacacggaacacgaaacactgaatacagaatcataacaggaatacacccccaccaattaattccctacactagcgacccgaactggccctaatcctctgccgtaattcgcatcttccagcccttcctatctagggtcatgtcctcggtgagctgtaactgttccatgtcccgcctaatcacctcaccccagtacttcttcggtctacctctaccccgtctaaaaccatccaacgctagcctctcacacctacggaccggggcatccatgcccctcctcttcacgtgtccgaaccatctcaatcgtgcttcccgcatcttacactccactgaagtcacaccaaccttctcccggatagtctcattccgaactctatcccctcgggtcagtccacacatccagcgcaacatccgcatttctgccaccttcattttttggatgtgggagttcttaactggccaacactccgctccatacagcaaggccggacggactaccaccctatagaatttgcctttaagcttgggcggcaccttcttatcacacagcacccccgatgtaagtttccacttcatccatcccgccccaatacggtgcgagacatcctcgtcaatctcaccgttactctggatcacggacccgagatacttgaacttatccctcttccctacctcctgtgcttctagcctcactactacctcattctcccgcctcacttCATTAAACTTATAAGTAGGATAAACATGGATCATATGATCATCTTCATTTCTTCCATTACATTGTCTGACATGCATCATACTCATCATATCTATATGgctaattattttggttttggaagtggATTTTACGATTCTAGCAATGATTTATTTTGTTGTACTATATCATATTTGCTACATGAACTTATATGCCTGGTTGATTAGTTTTTGTGGTAAGGACTTGGGATTAAGAGGTGTGTATATttactgttagatgagggtggTATTTACTATGTTCAGGTTTGGTTGTtctagatgatttgtttgattggCTTTGACAATTACATTGAAAAAAGGTTGGTCTATGACACTTCTGGGTACACCTTATTATACTTATGGTTTCCTTTCCTCCACCTTCCGTGCACCTTCTGAGCTGGTGAACCATAAGACGTTGATCTAGGCAATGTTGATTACTCCTAGAGATTCTGAGCTAGCAGTAGTTGGTCCTTGGCTCTatcaaattcttttttattttagtcttatACTATGTTTTGCTCATTTTGGATGTTGAATCATTTATTGGATTTCTTATTCATAGAGGCCTGTACTGTGATTTTCAGACTTAGGATATCGTGAGACTTGCCGTATTTCCTTTATTATATCAGTTGAGATTGTATTTTGgggttttgttattatttaattcttatgcttttattttattttgggttattGTGTTTGGACTGGATTTAGGTTTAtccaaaaaatattgaaaattgaaatttattaaatgccaaaataaaatagaaagagaGAAGAAGTGCATAGTCGACTActattttgagataaaaataataaatacagaCATTCTAATGTTTATCAATGAAAAAGCTCTAATATTCAAAGTTGAGCCATGGGGGGACGATGTGGTTAATCTGTTTGGGGAAAAGATTGACGAGACCATATCGCTAAGATTTTTATTCGTGCATTATAAGTTCAAAGGGCATGTAGGAGAGAGTACAGAGGAGGTTCGGAGACGGGGGCTTACGGAGGGGagtgattaaaaataaaaagaagaataaaatataagAAGGCTGAAAATAAGAATGTTAACACATTGGTGACTGGTTAGTGCCTGTAAATGATAGTCATCACTTAATTATAGGTTTTACATTCGTCAAGAAAAAACGAACTAGAGATATTAGATAGTACTTCTAAATTAAGATATTTTATTTCCAAGTATTATTCACAAAGGCAGCTACGCATCTATAACAACATATTCCTTTTGTTCCAATTAATTGTTctcaaaaataaatgtaaaaaaaaacaaatagtaAAAGGGCAAAAAGACAACTTTTTACAGTCGTTGATTTTCTGAAAGAATTTGTGAATCACTGATAAAAACGATAATCCTTGGCTTGTTTGACAAGTGTCCACATCCCTCCTATGGGAGATAAAACAGTCAGCAATATCCCAATTATGATGCAGAACTGAAATTTATttggaaagaaaaaacaaagtaAGTAAATGAAATTAGATAAGAATTACTAAAAACTTAAATGtatcaaacaaaatcaaattgtaCGCACCCAATTCATCCACCAAGAGAAACCAAACCTTTTCGGCTTTACAATGATAAGCCAAATGATGCAAGGAAGCTGTAGAGGGGGAAAAGAATAAAGGGCGAGGTCAATCAATACTAGTTGATAGTATAATATTAAACAAAGTTACTAAATCCTTCTGTAATTAACTTACGTAATACGATGTTGGCGCCAGAGCAAATCCACCAAAGAATCCCATTAGCCCACCAAAGAATGGTATGGACATTCCCACGAACAACGTCAGTGCTACAATGAAAAAGGTGATGAAGTAAAAATTGATGACTCGTTCTCCATCTATCAAAGTAATTAAAATTAAATGGACGTAAAGAAGAAGTTAAGacgagaaaaataaaaaaataatgaaaaaacccAACCACTTACCTACATATATTGTACGCACTGTGAAGCGAAGAAAAGTGGAAGGTTTAAGTTTGACAGTTTTCACTGCATATGTCTCTATCATGTCAAACATTGCCATTGCAAAAACCTACAAACAAGTTAACAACAACAATTGGTAACTTCAGGAATTGGTAATACCGTGAACAAAATGAATTGAAGTTAGAAGGTATGTAGGTACCTGATAACTTCCAATGACATGAACGACAACAAACATGTTAGCAGCAGCAACAAGCCACATCGGTTTTTCCAGCGAAAGCAGGATGTTATCCTCGACGTGATTACCAAAGGCCCAATAACCAATGAAAGCCACCGGGAGGTAACAAACAGCGACAATGAGATAAGCTACCCATACACCTTTCCACATAGGACCTGTAGAAGGTTTTTCTGGTGTTGAAGGAATAGTGGCTTGAATCTCAAGAACTACATTATGGCCAGCATAGGCAAAAGCCACTTCTCCAAGAGCACTCAAGAACATGAACACATTGTCACTTGTCTTTTCACCCCTAAGTTCATAGCTCACTACCCTACCTTCAATCCCTCTCCCTACAGATGCTGCCCAAGCGACAGTCGAATATGTCAATGACATGACGGCAGCAGCCAAGGACACAAATGATATAGAGTTAAAATTGGGTAAGTGAGAAAGAACAAAGTGAACAGacgagaagatgatgatgaaatagGTGAGTTTTATTGGTTGACAATCAGGGCAAACTGTTTCATGGAATTTCTTCAATGACTTGCCACCTGTAACCATGTATATTATGCAAGAACACACGTACACTACTATTTGTTGGGGTACAACTATCCAAAGACCAAgtttttcaccaaatgcatgttgaCCTAGCTCATGGTACCTATCAAATCTCTTGCCTGGTACCATTTCATGCAGCTCTACCATTTGCCATATTGTATAAAATGTTATAGCCCACGACATCAACATTACTACTATCCCAGCCCCCCTGCAACATTAATCATTTGAGTTCCTTCAAAAACATGCATGCAtgttttccaaaaatatataatacataatCCAATTTTTAGGAGTttcacattcatatatatatgtgtgttcaATTGAATTGATCCCTCAAACTATACATCCATCAATATCTGCACATGCATAGATTTTAGtagtagtttcttttttttctttcttgctctctctctctatatataaatgGGTTCAATTGAATTAATCCCTCGAACTGTACATCCACAAATATCTGCATGCAAGGATTTTAGTAgaggtttcttttttttttctttctatgttCTCTATAATATAATCGTGTGCATGTAAATAGATTTGAGCCATTGAAAAGACCGACACCTGATTAAATTTTAGTGGTATCACAACTatctaaaattttgtaatattataGACGAACATAATATGAATTTGTAAAAGATAATATTCTCTTTTTTCATTATGTATTTAGTTTTATTGGATTTGAAGTTGAAGTAAGATTACAGCGATATATTTTGAATCTTGTATTCATTAATTAAAGGACCCTAGCATGCAAAAAACAttcttatatttaaaaaaaaattaaaagatgataTTATCATTGcgaaattctaaaaaaatataaatataagatataTAAACTGATAGCGGTAATGCACAAGTTAAAATAGTTATTGTCAAAAGAAttaatagaaacaaaaaaaaaaaaaagaaataaatagccaaaccccttgaaaaaaaataatatgtaatctatctttttcaatttatgtgattttttttttcgttttagcaaatattaaaaaaaaaatccttttgataATTactaataatttaactttaaaaaatccaaattttCCGTAATCAGATAATTTAcaagaacaaaaatatttatagctTATcttatgagattaattttttaaaaaaaataaagaaaaatcatccCTAAGTTGGGTGTCCAATCAAAAATCCACAGCCGTAGATAAAAAACATACCATCCCATCTCGGACATAGCATACGGGAGACTAAGGATACCAGCGCCAACCATGGCAGTGACATTATGAAAAGTAGAATACCACCATTTCGCATTTCGATCGGATGTGATGGGAAGCCATGCATCTATTGCTTTCTGCTCCTCCGTTCTATCatcaatttctttttcattaaCGTGAGTCATCGCTTTTATTTCTTACTTATCAAATAGATGTTTTTGTTTTCGTTTTCAACTGTGTTTTCGTGAAGTGttttatgataaagaaagatttcttttttctgttttaGTTTGTGGAGGGAACCGAAAGTGTAAAAAAGAAGTAGAAGTTACAGATTAATAGGGAACAAAAAAGGACTCAACGGTGAATGTAGAGTCCTCAATATTAACCCTACAAAGAAGCGCATGCAATTCCCTCACTGTATGTACTTCTATAAACTTTTTCTTATATATACGTCAAAGATCCGAAAATGGCGACAAATTATACAGGCTATCGATAGTTCCGCATGTCTAGAAAATTGTTATGTCCAGAAATTGTGTAATTACCACAAGAATGTATTACGACAAAAAATAGGCCAAAACATTCCCTAATAATATTGGTTTTCAAAATTTGGCGGACAAAATATTTTGCAAAGTAAACCAAATTCATTATACCtcttataaaataagaaagaataaagaagaagagtagagataATAGAgagattcttatttcttctcttgagggatgagagatcataatattgtaaatacaatgaacaaaacccctctatttataggggaaatttacttttgagtaaaagacggatgcttcaaatcctaatagatatcaaagtagatcttgatagatcttgatagacattcactataatgtaaatacatttataacactctcccttgaatgtctaattggtagataatgtgcctcgttaaaaccttactagaaaaaattcagtaggaaaaaaaatctagtgaaggaaaaagagtacatatctctaataatacgcattttgaCTGCCTCACtgaaaaccttacaaggaaaatccagtgggacaaaacctcgtaaaggaaaaagagtacaacgcgtattaactcccctaatgagaacatccttgacctttgcatctcgatcttgtgtagcatcttcttgaaagttgcaattggagaagatttggtgaataactcagtcacattgtcagttgaatgaatctgttgcacgttaatatcatcattcttttgtagctcatgtatgtagaaaagctttggcaaaatgtgcttcgttctatctccatttatgaattcttccttaagatgtgctatgtatgctaaattatctctgtataaaattgtgggtagattgtgatatttcactccatatttttctcgaatgtgatgtatcatgacctcaatcATACATATTCttgcttgcttcatgaatagctattatctcagcatgattcgatgaagtgactACGATAGACTtctttatatatctccaagatatggcagtaccaccacatatgaacacatagcctatttgagaccgagctttatgcgggtcagataagtacccaacatcagcatgaccaataagatcgggactgcaatctttagaataaaataaactcatatgttttatcccattttgatgtctcattgtaggagcagaaatataccttgctaacaaattgactgaaaaggctataggccttatagtatttgcaaggtacatgagtgcatcaattgcactaaaaTATGGTACTTGATAACCAATccaattcaatatattttaaatttcaacaaataatctattgttttgaaaactcttcaagagttccaatgatgtttaagcaataagcttatataatataaggattataaataagtttcccagaaacttttatatgcttcaagcagtttgaatccttaaaaattttcacataagtttttttaagtgacaatattcaacatttcacgAGTCACATCTTCAAGTatttggactgcaaatcaaataagttttacgcttaccaaaatgcatcctttcatgtcacttgataaatgtttctacgtagaattcaaatcctcgtaaatttttacaatattgcgtcaatattgtgtcaaagatattgatgatatatcattttgtatcagttcacaatgcgatgtaacattttgagatctcatcacttcattattttcaggtacatgaacctctcataaggtttcatgaagtggtatgtcgtaggctcttcaagagctcattgccttcatattatgattatttgctccttattgttcaaggactattttatttggaaccgacCAGTCTACCCAtgcttcacacatgcatagactttgtcctttaggaacacaaaataagagcacttgcgcttaatatgagatgctttcagcatttgacttgaattatcttttggatgaggatatggtgataattcataacatatgttatagcgcttataatctcccccttatgttagaaaaactaacatacatccatcgttgtgcattatggtatattcattaatcgtataccgcacatcaaaattattagatggaataattggttcctgAGCTTGAAAcaattgagaggaaagaaataatcataatttattggtctaatgcatacaaatactattgcaatatatcatatttcagaccaatacattaagttttgttctcattaacaatggtttagatatttatcaaagacattcaatactaaaccatcatcatcaagatgaattatcttgattacacaatctaaaaattatgctcaattcatgttgaacaagtaactttatgaatgtcaaacgtaggtggATCATGAAtacacatgtgatcatcttattgatgcatcttttcaacatatcacatgataggtgaaagggcccttattcaccttttattctttttatatttgaagggatccaatcccaatattagttggtccaaccaacttattatgagaacaaacgacataaacaattctcgaagaatcttctagttcttcaatacatgtctaatattcaatatgcacatcttcgagatgtcacaatcgttcatatcaacttatgaaattttaatctagtaaactccaagtttaccatgatatgtgtttttgctttagtaaatatcagatttactattatatgaataaattttagatttactactttagaagtagatttcaaaataacttttctcagttattcttcctcattc
Proteins encoded in this window:
- the LOC107867954 gene encoding lysine histidine transporter 1 isoform X1 — encoded protein: MTHVNEKEIDDRTEEQKAIDAWLPITSDRNAKWWYSTFHNVTAMVGAGILSLPYAMSEMGWGAGIVVMLMSWAITFYTIWQMVELHEMVPGKRFDRYHELGQHAFGEKLGLWIVVPQQIVVYVCSCIIYMVTGGKSLKKFHETVCPDCQPIKLTYFIIIFSSVHFVLSHLPNFNSISFVSLAAAVMSLTYSTVAWAASVGRGIEGRVVSYELRGEKTSDNVFMFLSALGEVAFAYAGHNVVLEIQATIPSTPEKPSTGPMWKGVWVAYLIVAVCYLPVAFIGYWAFGNHVEDNILLSLEKPMWLVAAANMFVVVHVIGSYQVFAMAMFDMIETYAVKTVKLKPSTFLRFTVRTIYVALTLFVGMSIPFFGGLMGFFGGFALAPTSYYLPCIIWLIIVKPKRFGFSWWMNWFCIIIGILLTVLSPIGGMWTLVKQAKDYRFYQ
- the LOC107867954 gene encoding lysine histidine transporter-like 2 isoform X2; the encoded protein is MHGFPSHPIEMRNGGILLFIMSLPWLALVSLVSRMLCPRWDASVGRGIEGRVVSYELRGEKTSDNVFMFLSALGEVAFAYAGHNVVLEIQATIPSTPEKPSTGPMWKGVWVAYLIVAVCYLPVAFIGYWAFGNHVEDNILLSLEKPMWLVAAANMFVVVHVIGSYQVFAMAMFDMIETYAVKTVKLKPSTFLRFTVRTIYVALTLFVGMSIPFFGGLMGFFGGFALAPTSYYLPCIIWLIIVKPKRFGFSWWMNWFCIIIGILLTVLSPIGGMWTLVKQAKDYRFYQ